CCTGCTTCTCGTAAACTTTTAACGCGCGCACCAATAACAAAATCGATGTTTTTTTCGATTATGGGCGCTACAATTTTTGTTAATTCTTCTGGATAATCGCTATAGTCGCCGTCCAAAAATACAATAATATTTGGTTTTCCGGGTTGATTGGCAATGTAATCCAATCCTTTAAGGCAAGCGTAACCATAGCCTCTGTTTTTTTCGGTTAATACCGTTGCTCCTGCTTTTTTTGCGTTTTCCTCAGTTTTGTCGGTAGAATTATTATTAACAACAATAATTTCTTGAACAGAATTTGGTAGCGCATTAATAACTTTTGTAATAGCATCTGCTTCGTTAAAAGCAGGTATAATTACTTTTATTAGGTGCATAAATAATTAACTTTCAGAGCACAAAAGTACAATAGTTTTATTGAGATATTTAACAAAATATTTACTATTTCATTAAATTATTTTTTGTTGATTAAGGTCATTAAATCAACATCATTACCCAGTAATAT
The genomic region above belongs to Mariniflexile litorale and contains:
- a CDS encoding glycosyltransferase family 2 protein is translated as MHLIKVIIPAFNEADAITKVINALPNSVQEIIVVNNNSTDKTEENAKKAGATVLTEKNRGYGYACLKGLDYIANQPGKPNIIVFLDGDYSDYPEELTKIVAPIIEKNIDFVIGARVKSLREAGSMTVPQIFGNWLATSLMTLFFGATFTDLGPFRAIKYDKLLALNMIDKTYGWTVEMQLKALKQKLTYTEVPVNYRNRIGVSKVSGTIKGSIFAGAKILSWIFKYSIKK